One window of Triticum dicoccoides isolate Atlit2015 ecotype Zavitan chromosome 5A, WEW_v2.0, whole genome shotgun sequence genomic DNA carries:
- the LOC119299614 gene encoding uncharacterized protein LOC119299614 codes for MKSISCFCLLLICLAALQLHANASQEAQLREFISSRKNSDSTDTFKVRNIADRFSGSLNAESSVSDQSSMKAADMITALPGQPEGVDFDQYGGYVTVDEENGRALFYYLVESPSGASDKPLVLWLNGGPGCSSLGYGAMQELGPFRVTEDNKTLSRNMNAWNNVANVIFLESPAGVGFSYSNTSTDYDLSGDERTADDAYVFLVKWLERFPEYNGRAFYISGESFAGHYVPELAATILLHNAYNNRTIINLQGILVGNPYLDANRNIMGAINYYWTHAVMSDEVYANITKNCDFDSVDGTFTNAACNGAVDGFSAGNIDGYNIYAPVCIDEPNGGYHPSGYLPGYDPCSDYPTHAYLNDPAVQMAFHARMTKWTGCTNLNWKDAPMSMLPTIKWLIESKLPIWIFSGDFDTVCSLPGTRYSIQDLGLSVTTPWRPWTAKEEVGGYVQQYAGGFTFLSVRGAGHLVPSFQPERALVMLSSFLNGMLPPYMKTISSFSLLVLCLAALQLHANASHSQSQSQEAQLKKFISSRKNSATSSDTFRVRNIADRVAGSLSAESTVSDQSSMKAADKITALPGQPEGVDFDQYGGYVTVDAENGRALFYYLVESPSGASDKPLVLWLNGGPGCSSLGYGAMQELGPFRVTEDNKTLSRNVNAWNNVANVIFLESPAGVGYSYSNTSSDYDVSGDERTADDAYVFLVKWLERFPEYKDRAFYISGESYAGHYVPELAATILLHNTYNNRTVINLQGILVGNPYLDGNQNIKGAVDYFWTHAVMSDEVYANITKNCDFDNLNGTFTDAACMGAAVAFDSGYIDGYNIYAPVCIDAPNGTYYPAGYLPGYDPCSYYPTDAYLNDPAVQMAFHARTTKWSGCANLNWTDGPMSMLPTMKWLIESKLPIWIFSGDFDSVCPLPATRYSIQDMALSVTTPWRPWTAKEEVGGYVQQYAGGFTFLSVRGAGHMVPSFQPERALVMLSSFLQGVLPPYVEQQ; via the exons ATGAAGAGCATTTCTTGCTTCTGCCTGCTTCTCATTTGCCTGGCTGCACTGCAGCTCCACGCCAATGCCTCTCAGGAGGCCCAGCTGAGAGAGTTCATCTCGTCCAGGAAGAACAGCGACAGCACCGACACGTTCAAAGTGCGCAACATAGCCGACAGGTTTTCCGGCAGCCTGAACGCGGAGAGCTCTGTCTCAGACCAGAGCTCCATGAAGGCGGCTGACATGATCACGGCGCTGCCCGGGCAGCCGGAGGGCGTGGACTTCGACCAGTACGGCGGGTACGTGACCGTCGACGAGGAGAACGGCCGCGCGCTCTTCTACTACCTCGTCGAATCGCCCTCTGGTGCCTCGGACAAGCCACTCGTCCTGTGGCTCAACGGAG GGCCAGGATGCTCGTCGCTGGGCTACGGGGCAATGCAGGAGCTGGGCCCGTTCCGAGTAACTGAGGACAACAAAACCCTCAGCAGAAACATGAACGCCTGGAACAACG TGGCTAACGTGATCTTCCTGGAGTCGCCGGCCGGTGTGGGATTCTCTTACTCCAACACGTCTACAGACTACGATCTCAGTGGCGACGAGAGAACCGCCGATGACGCGTACGTCTTTCTGGTGAAATGGCTGGAGAGGTTCCCCGAGTACAATGGTCGCGCCTTCTACATCTCCGGGGAGAGCTTCGCCGGCCACTACGTGCCAGAGCTCGCCGCCACCATCCTGCTCCACAACGCATACAACAACAGAACCATCATAAACCTTCAGGGCATCTTG GTTGGAAATCCGTACCTTGATGCCAACAGGAATATTATGGGGGCGATCAACTACTACTGGACCCATGCGGTGATGTCCGACGAGGTCTACGCCAATATCACCAAGAACTGCGACTTCGACAGCGTGGATGGTACGTTTACAAACGCCGCATGCAACGGCGCCGTCGACGGGTTCAGCGCTGGCAACATCGATGGCTACAACATATACGCTCCAGTTTGCATTGACGAGCCCAATGGAGGGTACCACCCCAGTGGCTAC TTACCTGGGTATGATCCCTGCAGTGATTATCCTACTCATGCCTACCTCAATGATCCAGCGGTGCAGATGGCTTTCCACGCTAGAATGACCAAGTGGACAGGGTGCAC AAACTTGAACTGGAAAGATGCGCCAATGTCTATGCTGCCAACCATCAAATGGTTGATCGAAAGCAAGCTTCCGATTTGGATATTCAG TGGTGATTTTGATACTGTGTGCTCGCTTCCGGGGACGAGGTATTCCATCCAGGACCTTGGCCTCTCTGTGACCACCCCATGGCGTCCATGGACAGCGAAGGAGGAG GTGGGAGGCTATGTTCAGCAGTACGCGGGGGGATTCACATTCCTCTCCGTGAGGGGAGCTGGCCATCTGGTTCCATCCTTCCAGCCTGAGAGGGCATTGGTGATGTTGAGCTCGTTCCTGAATGGGATGCTCCCACCTTAC atgaagaccatttCTTCATTCTCCCTGCTTGTCCTCTGCCTGGCTGCACTGCAACTGCACGCCAATGCCTCCCACTCCCAGTCCCAGTCCCAGGAGGCTCAGCTCAAGAAATTCATCTCGTCTAGGAAGAACAGCGCCACCAGCAGCGACACGTTCCGAGTGCGTAACATAGCTGACAGGGTTGCCGGCAGCCTGAGTGCGGAGAGCACCGTCTCTGACCAGAGCTCCATGAAGGCCGCCGACAAGATCACGGCGTTGCCCGGGCAGCCGGAGGGCGTCGACTTCGACCAGTACGGCGGGTACGTGACCGTCGATGCGGAGAACGGCCGCGCGCTCTTCTACTACCTCGTGGAGTCGCCTTCCGGTGCCTCGGACAAGCCACTCGTCCTGTGGCTCAACGGAG GGCCAGGATGCTCGTCGCTGGGATACGGCGCAATGCAGGAACTTGGCCCGTTCCGCGTAACCGAGGACAACAAAACGCTCAGCAGAAACGTGAACGCCTGGAACAACG TGGCTAACGTGATCTTCCTCGAGTCGCCTGCCGGTGTGGGATATTCCTACTCGAACACGTCTTCGGACTATGATGTCAGCGGAGACGAGAGAACCGCCGATGATGCCTACGTGTTTCTGGTGAAATGGCTTGAGAGGTTCCCGGAGTACAAGGACCGCGCCTTCTACATCTCCGGGGAGAGCTACGCCGGACACTACGTGCCGGAGCTCGCCGCCACCATCCTGCTCCACAACACATACAACAATAGAACCGTCATAAACCTTCAGGGCATCTTG GTGGGCAATCCATACCTTGATGGGAACCAGAATATTAAGGGGGCCGTTGACTACTTCTGGACCCACGCGGTGATGTCCGATGAGGTCTACGCCAATATCACCAAGAACTGCGACTTTGACAACTTGAATGGTACATTTACAGATGCCGCCTGCATGGGAGCGGCCGTGGCGTTCGACTCTGGCTACATCGATGGCTACAACATATACGCTCCGGTCTGCATAGACGCACCCAATGGAACGTATTACCCCGCTGGCTAC TTACCTGGGTATGATCCGTGCAGTTACTATCCTACGGATGCCTACCTCAATGATCCAGCGGTGCAGATGGCTTTCCACGCTAGGACGACGAAGTGGTCAGGCTGCGC AAATTTGAACTGGACAGATGGGCCAATGTCCATGCTTCCAACCATGAAATGGTTGATCGAAAGCAAGCTGCCGATTTGGATATTCAG TGGTGATTTTGATTCTGTGTGCCCGCTGCCGGCGACGAGGTATTCTATCCAAGACATGGCCCTCTCTGTGACCACTCCATGGCGCCCATGGACAGCAAAGGAGGAG GTTGGAGGATATGTTCAGCAGTACGCGGGGGGATTCACATTCCTATCTGTGAGGGGAGCTGGCCATATGGTTCCATCCTTCCAGCCTGAGAGGGCATTGGTGATGTTGAGCTCATTCCTGCAAGGGGTGCTCCCACCTTACGTAGAACAGCAGTGA